A single window of Oerskovia paurometabola DNA harbors:
- the metH gene encoding methionine synthase — MSHDAADARSAAFAEALRTRVVVADGAMGTMIQEQDPSLEDYQQLEGCNEILNVSRPDIIAAVHDAYLAVGVDCVETNTFGANWSNLSDYDIEDRIRELAAAGARIARERADAWSTPEQPRWVLGSMGPGTKLPSLGHTTYANLRDTFAEQAAGLLDGGVDAILVETSQDLLQAKAAVNGSRSAMRDVGRSVPVIVQVTVETTGTMLMGSEIGAALTTLQSLGVDAIGLNCATGPAEMSEHLRHLSKHAEIPVTCMPNAGLPVLGKNGASYPLTPSELAAAHAQFVTEFGLGLVGGCCGTTPEHLRQVVEAVRARPVTPRSPAREVGVASLYSHVDFDQDASFLAIGERTNANGSKAFREAMLAENWDECVAIARAQTRDGAHLLDVCIDYVGRDGVADARAVVSRLASASTLPLVIDSTEPPVIQAGLELIGGRAVVNSVNFEDGDGPTSRYARIMPLVKEHGAAVIALTIDEDGQARTAETKVAIASRLIDDLVGTWGMRIEDIVVDTLTFPIATGQEETRRDAIETIEAIHALKAAYPGVHTTLGVSNVSFGLNPAARVVLNSVFLHEAVEAGLDSAIVHAAKILPLAKIPDEQRQAALDLVWDRREFDAEGNMTVDPLARLLDLFAGVDSASLKDARAAEMAALPLGERLERRIVDGELKGLDTDLQAALDEGWKALDIVNDHLLEGMKVVGELFGKGEMQLPFVLQSAEAMKTAVAYLEPHMEKSEDASGRSKGTIVIGTVRGDVHDIGKNLVDIILTNNGYTVVNIGIKQPIAAMIEAAEAHDADVIGMSGLLVKSTVVMKENLEELNARGYAQRWPVLLGGAALTRTYVEDDLADVYQGEVRYARDAFEGLRLMEPLVRVARGEARDAVGLPPLKKRRHATVTVTQTPEEDLPARSDVGADNLVPDPPFWGTRIVKGIQLADYAAFLDERATFMGQWGLKPGRSSGAEGAAGASYEELVETEGRPRLNAWLEQIRTDGIVDPSVIYGYFPVWSEGNDVVVGHHDGPDGGSGGPVGTERLRFTFPRQRRDRHLCLADFVKPRSWVEETGRYDVLPVQLVTMGDTVDVHTAKLFSANKYREYMELHGLSVQLTEALAEMWHSRVRSELGFAGEEPDDVQGMFDLKYRGARFSLGYPACPDMEDRRKVVELLKPERAGVVLSDELQLHPEQSTDAFVFHHAEAKYFSV; from the coding sequence ATGTCCCACGACGCCGCCGACGCCCGATCCGCCGCCTTCGCCGAGGCCCTGCGCACCCGCGTCGTCGTGGCCGACGGCGCGATGGGCACCATGATCCAGGAGCAGGACCCGAGCCTCGAGGACTACCAGCAGCTCGAGGGCTGCAACGAGATCCTCAACGTCTCGCGCCCCGACATCATCGCGGCCGTGCACGACGCCTATCTCGCGGTCGGCGTCGACTGCGTCGAGACCAACACGTTCGGCGCCAACTGGTCCAACCTGTCGGACTACGACATCGAGGACCGCATCCGCGAGCTCGCCGCCGCGGGCGCACGCATCGCCCGCGAGCGCGCCGACGCGTGGTCGACCCCCGAGCAGCCGCGCTGGGTCCTGGGCTCCATGGGCCCCGGGACCAAGCTGCCGAGCCTGGGGCACACGACGTACGCGAACCTGCGCGACACGTTCGCCGAGCAGGCTGCGGGACTGCTCGACGGCGGCGTCGACGCGATCCTGGTCGAGACCAGCCAGGACCTGCTCCAGGCCAAGGCCGCCGTCAACGGCTCGCGCTCCGCGATGCGCGACGTCGGGCGCTCGGTGCCGGTCATCGTGCAGGTGACGGTCGAGACCACGGGCACCATGCTCATGGGCTCGGAGATCGGCGCGGCGCTGACCACGCTCCAGTCGCTCGGCGTCGACGCGATCGGCCTCAACTGCGCCACGGGACCCGCCGAGATGAGCGAGCACCTGCGCCACCTGTCCAAGCACGCCGAGATCCCCGTGACGTGCATGCCCAACGCTGGCCTGCCCGTGCTGGGCAAGAACGGCGCCTCCTACCCGCTCACGCCGAGCGAGCTCGCCGCGGCGCACGCCCAGTTCGTCACCGAGTTCGGACTGGGCCTCGTGGGCGGGTGCTGCGGCACCACGCCCGAGCACCTGCGCCAGGTCGTCGAGGCCGTCCGCGCCCGGCCCGTCACCCCGCGCAGCCCCGCGCGCGAGGTCGGCGTCGCGAGCCTGTACTCGCACGTCGACTTCGACCAGGACGCCTCGTTCCTCGCGATCGGCGAGCGGACCAACGCCAACGGGTCCAAGGCGTTCCGCGAGGCCATGCTGGCCGAGAACTGGGACGAGTGCGTCGCGATCGCGCGCGCCCAGACACGCGACGGCGCCCACCTGCTGGACGTGTGCATCGACTACGTGGGGCGCGACGGCGTCGCGGACGCCCGCGCGGTCGTCTCGCGGCTCGCGAGCGCCTCGACGCTGCCGCTCGTGATCGACTCGACCGAGCCGCCCGTGATCCAGGCGGGGCTCGAGCTCATCGGCGGGCGCGCCGTCGTGAACTCGGTGAACTTCGAGGACGGCGACGGTCCGACGTCGCGCTACGCGCGGATCATGCCGCTCGTCAAGGAGCACGGCGCCGCGGTCATCGCCCTGACGATCGACGAGGACGGCCAGGCCCGCACGGCCGAGACCAAGGTCGCGATCGCCTCGCGTCTCATCGACGACCTCGTGGGCACCTGGGGCATGCGCATCGAGGACATCGTCGTCGACACCCTGACCTTCCCCATCGCGACCGGGCAGGAGGAGACGCGACGCGACGCGATCGAGACCATCGAGGCGATCCACGCGCTCAAGGCCGCCTACCCGGGCGTGCACACCACGCTCGGCGTCTCCAACGTGTCGTTCGGGCTCAACCCCGCCGCGCGCGTCGTCCTCAACTCGGTGTTCCTGCACGAGGCCGTGGAGGCCGGGCTCGACTCCGCGATCGTGCACGCGGCCAAGATCCTGCCGCTCGCGAAGATCCCCGACGAGCAGCGCCAGGCCGCGCTCGACCTCGTGTGGGACCGCCGCGAGTTCGACGCCGAGGGGAACATGACGGTCGACCCCCTGGCCCGCCTGCTCGACCTGTTCGCCGGCGTCGACTCGGCGTCGCTCAAGGACGCCCGCGCGGCCGAGATGGCGGCCCTGCCCCTGGGCGAGCGCCTCGAGCGACGCATCGTCGACGGCGAGCTCAAGGGGCTCGACACCGACCTCCAGGCCGCGCTCGACGAGGGCTGGAAGGCCCTCGACATCGTCAACGACCACCTGCTCGAAGGCATGAAGGTCGTGGGCGAGCTGTTCGGCAAGGGCGAGATGCAGCTCCCGTTCGTGCTGCAGTCGGCCGAGGCCATGAAGACCGCCGTGGCCTACCTCGAACCGCACATGGAGAAGTCCGAGGACGCGAGCGGCCGGTCCAAGGGCACCATCGTGATCGGCACCGTGCGCGGCGACGTGCACGACATCGGCAAGAACCTCGTCGACATCATCCTGACCAACAACGGCTACACCGTGGTCAACATCGGCATCAAGCAGCCCATCGCCGCGATGATCGAGGCCGCCGAGGCCCACGACGCCGACGTGATCGGCATGAGCGGGCTGCTCGTGAAGTCGACCGTCGTCATGAAGGAGAACCTCGAGGAGCTCAACGCCCGCGGGTACGCGCAGCGCTGGCCCGTCCTGCTGGGCGGCGCGGCCCTGACGCGCACGTACGTCGAGGACGACCTCGCCGACGTCTACCAGGGCGAGGTCCGCTACGCGCGTGACGCGTTCGAGGGCCTGCGACTCATGGAACCGCTCGTCCGCGTGGCGCGGGGAGAGGCGCGCGACGCCGTCGGGCTGCCTCCCCTCAAGAAGCGCCGGCACGCGACCGTGACCGTGACGCAGACGCCCGAGGAGGACCTGCCCGCCCGCTCCGACGTCGGGGCCGACAACCTGGTCCCCGACCCGCCCTTCTGGGGGACGCGCATCGTCAAGGGCATCCAGCTCGCCGACTACGCGGCGTTCCTCGACGAGCGCGCGACGTTCATGGGGCAGTGGGGTCTCAAGCCGGGGCGCTCGTCCGGTGCGGAAGGCGCGGCCGGGGCGTCGTACGAGGAGCTCGTCGAGACCGAGGGGCGCCCGCGCCTCAACGCGTGGCTCGAGCAGATCCGCACCGACGGGATCGTCGACCCGTCCGTGATCTACGGGTACTTCCCGGTCTGGTCGGAGGGCAACGACGTGGTCGTCGGGCACCACGACGGGCCCGACGGCGGCTCGGGCGGTCCGGTGGGGACCGAGCGGTTGCGCTTCACGTTCCCCCGGCAACGGCGCGACCGTCACCTGTGCCTCGCGGACTTCGTCAAGCCGCGCTCGTGGGTCGAGGAGACCGGGCGCTACGACGTCCTGCCCGTCCAGCTCGTGACCATGGGCGACACCGTCGACGTGCACACGGCCAAGCTGTTCTCGGCCAACAAGTACCGCGAGTACATGGAGCTGCACGGCCTGTCCGTGCAGCTCACCGAGGCGCTCGCCGAGATGTGGCACTCCCGCGTGCGCTCCGAGCTGGGGTTCGCGGGCGAGGAGCCCGACGACGTCCAAGGGATGTTCGACCTGAAGTACCGCGGGGCGAGGTTCTCGTTGGGGTACCCGGCGTGCCCCGACATGGAGGACCGCCGCAAGGTCGTCGAGCTGCTGAAGCCCGAGCGGGCGGGTGTGGTGCTGTCCGACGAGCTACAGCTGCACCCGGAGCAGTCGACAGATGCGTTCGTGTTCCACCACGCTGAGGCGAAGTACTTCTCGGTGTAG
- a CDS encoding dihydrofolate reductase family protein, with product MGSIEIELFTTLDLVGQAPGGPDEDPIGFPFGGWQAPLLDDVAGEQVAAAYEGTDALLLGRRTYDIFAAYWPHQEGGQDDGFAALFNRIPKYVASRGKPDLSWAGSAQLGPDLAAAVREIRDRHEHVKVVGSLGLVQTLLREKLFDRLDLWVHPIVLGVGKSVFDGGAVPTNLTLLEPPVASPAGTVLLRYGLADGTPSTGDMAAADRGVDRQAEPNT from the coding sequence ATGGGATCGATCGAGATCGAGCTGTTCACGACCCTGGACCTCGTCGGGCAGGCGCCCGGCGGGCCTGACGAGGATCCCATCGGGTTCCCCTTCGGCGGCTGGCAGGCGCCCCTGCTGGACGACGTCGCCGGGGAGCAGGTCGCCGCCGCTTACGAGGGCACCGACGCCCTCTTGCTCGGCCGCCGCACGTACGACATCTTCGCCGCCTACTGGCCCCACCAGGAGGGCGGCCAGGACGACGGCTTCGCCGCGCTCTTCAACCGCATCCCCAAGTACGTCGCCTCGCGGGGCAAGCCGGACCTCTCCTGGGCCGGGTCCGCGCAGCTCGGCCCCGACCTCGCCGCCGCGGTGCGGGAGATCCGCGACCGGCACGAGCACGTCAAGGTCGTCGGCAGCCTCGGCCTGGTGCAGACGCTCCTGCGCGAGAAGCTCTTCGACCGCCTCGACCTGTGGGTGCACCCCATCGTCCTCGGCGTCGGGAAGTCGGTGTTCGACGGCGGCGCCGTGCCCACCAACCTCACCCTCCTCGAACCGCCCGTCGCCAGCCCTGCGGGCACCGTGCTGCTGCGTTACGGTCTAGCCGACGGCACGCCCTCGACGGGCGACATGGCGGCCGCAGACCGCGGCGTCGACCGGCAGGCCGAGCCGAACACCTGA
- a CDS encoding VOC family protein: MTVQRLDNVGIVVDDLDAAVAFFVELGLELEGRAPIEGAWAGDVVGLDGMRSEIATMRVPDGPGRLELSTYHSPAAVDVGLGRAPSNTLGSHRVMFAVDDIDDTVERLRGHGAMLVGQIVRYEDAYRLCYLRGPEGIIVALAEQLG; this comes from the coding sequence ATGACCGTCCAGAGGCTCGACAACGTCGGCATCGTCGTCGACGACCTCGACGCGGCAGTGGCGTTCTTCGTCGAGCTCGGGCTGGAGCTCGAGGGCAGGGCGCCCATCGAAGGCGCCTGGGCGGGGGACGTCGTCGGGCTCGACGGGATGCGGTCGGAGATCGCGACGATGCGCGTGCCCGACGGTCCTGGCCGGCTCGAGCTCAGCACCTACCACTCCCCTGCGGCCGTGGACGTCGGCCTGGGCCGTGCACCGTCGAACACCTTGGGCTCGCACCGCGTGATGTTCGCGGTCGACGACATCGACGACACGGTCGAACGGCTGCGGGGGCACGGAGCCATGCTCGTCGGCCAGATCGTGCGGTACGAGGACGCCTACCGGCTCTGCTACCTCCGCGGACCGGAGGGGATCATCGTCGCGCTGGCCGAACAGCTCGGGTGA
- a CDS encoding VOC family protein, with protein MASRISELVLDCADPELLARFWSGVLGYVELGREDGAIEIGPADVGFGGLQPTIVLSPSDDPKTGKLPLHIDVNATDRDQDAELERLLALGARRADIGQTGDESWHVLADPEGNEFCLLRKRLDP; from the coding sequence ATGGCATCCCGCATCAGTGAGCTCGTCCTCGACTGCGCCGACCCCGAGCTGCTCGCGCGGTTCTGGAGCGGAGTCCTCGGCTACGTCGAGCTCGGGCGGGAGGACGGGGCGATCGAGATCGGCCCGGCCGACGTCGGGTTCGGCGGCCTCCAGCCGACCATCGTCCTGAGCCCGAGCGACGACCCGAAGACGGGCAAGCTCCCCCTGCACATCGACGTCAACGCGACCGACCGGGACCAGGACGCCGAGCTCGAACGCCTGCTCGCCCTGGGCGCGCGCCGCGCGGACATCGGGCAGACGGGCGACGAGTCGTGGCACGTGCTCGCCGACCCCGAGGGCAACGAGTTCTGCCTCCTGCGCAAGCGCCTCGACCCCTGA
- a CDS encoding DUF6580 family putative transport protein encodes MEAREVHLLTRWWRPAIAVAVVALAVVFRLVRAEIGAPPNLELVTSAAFAAAVLVRHRLAFLAPLLVAVVSDLVLGNTSIALFTWSAWLVIGLAALLTRNTSGWGRVGAAAGLGVGGSLWFFLWTNFGVWFQGRGVWYPAGVDGLVASYVAGLPFLRTMLIGNLVLLPVVAAGTLLVERLERSHGLAAVPQAA; translated from the coding sequence GTGGAAGCTCGAGAAGTTCACCTCCTGACGCGCTGGTGGCGCCCCGCGATCGCGGTAGCGGTCGTGGCGCTCGCCGTCGTCTTCCGCCTCGTGCGCGCGGAGATCGGCGCCCCGCCGAACCTCGAGCTCGTGACGTCCGCGGCGTTCGCGGCCGCGGTCCTCGTACGCCACCGCCTGGCGTTCCTGGCCCCGCTGCTCGTCGCCGTCGTGTCCGACCTGGTGCTCGGCAACACGTCGATCGCGCTGTTCACGTGGAGCGCGTGGCTCGTCATCGGGCTCGCGGCGCTGCTGACCCGCAACACCTCCGGGTGGGGCCGTGTCGGCGCTGCGGCCGGGCTGGGCGTGGGCGGGTCGCTGTGGTTCTTCCTCTGGACCAACTTCGGCGTCTGGTTCCAGGGGCGCGGCGTCTGGTACCCGGCCGGGGTCGACGGGCTCGTGGCCAGCTACGTCGCCGGCCTGCCGTTCCTGCGCACCATGCTGATCGGCAACCTCGTGCTGCTGCCCGTCGTGGCTGCCGGGACGCTGCTCGTGGAGCGGCTCGAACGGTCGCACGGGCTCGCGGCGGTGCCACAGGCGGCGTGA
- a CDS encoding DUF4430 domain-containing protein encodes MNPQTLRATPARSLTALASLLLAVGLLAGCGATDDAPADDTSASSSVAADDDASDAPDNSTDGADDSELSYEGVAGKTALELLLAADPSATVQGEGDMAFVTGIGGVAADPAGEFWALYVNGEMAQVGAGSLVTETGDEITWKLEKFTS; translated from the coding sequence GTGAACCCCCAGACTCTTCGTGCCACCCCGGCGCGCTCGCTGACCGCCCTCGCGTCGCTCCTGCTCGCCGTCGGCCTCCTCGCCGGTTGCGGTGCGACCGACGACGCCCCGGCGGACGACACCTCGGCGTCGTCGTCGGTCGCTGCTGACGACGACGCGTCCGACGCCCCCGACAACTCGACCGACGGCGCTGACGACTCCGAGCTCTCCTACGAGGGCGTCGCGGGGAAGACGGCGCTCGAGCTGCTGCTCGCGGCCGACCCGAGCGCGACGGTCCAGGGCGAGGGCGACATGGCGTTCGTGACGGGCATCGGCGGCGTCGCCGCGGACCCGGCCGGCGAGTTCTGGGCGCTGTACGTGAACGGTGAGATGGCCCAGGTCGGCGCCGGGTCGCTCGTGACGGAGACGGGAGACGAGATCACGTGGAAGCTCGAGAAGTTCACCTCCTGA
- a CDS encoding DNA gyrase/topoisomerase IV subunit B produces MTTTSESSYTARHLSVLEGLEAVRKRPGMYIGSTDSRGLMHCLWEIIDNSVDEALAGNCDAIEVVLHADTSVTVKDNGRGIPVDIEPKTGLSGVEVVFTKLHAGGKFGGGSYTASGGLHGVGASVVNALSSRLDVEVDRGSKTYRMTFHRGEPGVFADPKTGPDPDAAFTPFVERSELAVVGKAPRGRTGTRVRYWADRQVFPKTAVFSYDELVTRARQTTFLVPGLKITLRDERGLAGTPGADGPVEESFQHSGGTVDFVDFLAPDPAVTATWHLTGSGTFKETVPVLDDRGHLTPQEVTRDCEVDVALRWGTGYDTELRTFVNIISTPKGGSHLAGFEAGLLKILRKGVETNARRLKVSTKDASERIEKDDVLAGLTAVLTVRLAEPQFEGQTKEVLGTAPVRAIVARVIEQQLGAMLTSTKRDEKTQASLLLDKVVAEMRARITARKQKEISRRKNALETSSLPSKLADCRSDDVERSELFIVEGDSALGTAKLARSSDFQALLPIRGKILNVQKASVTDMLRNAECAAIIQVIGAGSGRSFDLEGARYGKVVLMTDADVDGAHIRTLLLTLFFRYMRPLVDAGRVYAAVPPLHRVEVIGAGSRKNEYIYTYSEAELRDVLKKLDKSGKRYKDDIQRYKGLGEMDADQLAETTMDPRHRTLRRVTAEHAESAERVFELLMGSDVAPRKDFIIAGAAGLDRARIDA; encoded by the coding sequence GTGACGACCACCTCTGAGTCCAGCTACACCGCGCGGCACCTCTCCGTCCTCGAAGGCCTGGAGGCCGTCCGCAAGCGGCCCGGCATGTACATCGGGTCCACCGACTCGCGCGGACTCATGCACTGCCTGTGGGAGATCATCGACAACTCGGTCGACGAGGCCCTCGCGGGCAACTGCGACGCGATCGAGGTCGTGCTGCACGCCGACACCTCGGTGACCGTCAAGGACAACGGGCGAGGCATCCCCGTCGACATCGAGCCCAAGACGGGGCTCAGCGGTGTCGAGGTCGTCTTCACCAAGCTGCACGCGGGCGGCAAGTTCGGCGGCGGCTCGTACACGGCGTCGGGCGGCCTGCACGGCGTGGGCGCCTCGGTCGTCAACGCCCTGTCCTCGCGCCTCGACGTCGAGGTGGACCGCGGCTCCAAGACCTACCGCATGACGTTCCACCGCGGCGAGCCCGGAGTGTTCGCCGACCCCAAGACCGGGCCTGACCCCGACGCGGCGTTCACGCCGTTCGTCGAGCGCTCCGAGCTGGCCGTGGTCGGCAAGGCCCCGCGAGGCAGGACGGGCACGCGCGTGCGCTACTGGGCGGACCGCCAGGTCTTCCCCAAGACCGCGGTGTTCTCCTACGACGAGCTCGTGACCCGCGCCCGCCAGACGACGTTCCTCGTGCCCGGCCTCAAGATCACGCTCCGCGACGAGCGCGGCCTGGCGGGCACACCGGGCGCCGACGGTCCGGTCGAGGAGAGCTTCCAGCACTCGGGCGGCACGGTCGACTTCGTCGACTTCCTCGCGCCCGACCCGGCCGTCACCGCGACGTGGCACCTGACGGGCTCGGGCACGTTCAAGGAGACCGTGCCCGTCCTCGACGACCGCGGGCACCTGACCCCGCAGGAGGTCACGCGCGACTGCGAGGTCGACGTGGCGCTGCGCTGGGGCACGGGCTACGACACCGAGCTGCGGACCTTCGTCAACATCATCTCGACGCCCAAGGGCGGTTCGCACCTCGCAGGCTTCGAGGCCGGGCTGCTCAAGATCCTGCGCAAGGGGGTCGAGACCAACGCCCGTCGCCTCAAGGTGTCCACGAAGGACGCCTCGGAGCGCATCGAGAAGGACGACGTCCTCGCGGGTCTCACGGCCGTGCTGACCGTTCGCCTGGCGGAGCCGCAGTTCGAGGGACAGACCAAGGAGGTCCTCGGCACGGCCCCCGTGCGCGCCATCGTGGCCCGCGTCATCGAGCAGCAGCTCGGCGCCATGCTGACCTCGACAAAGCGCGACGAGAAGACGCAGGCCTCGCTGCTCCTCGACAAGGTCGTCGCCGAGATGCGCGCGCGCATCACCGCGCGCAAGCAGAAGGAGATCTCGCGCCGCAAGAACGCGCTCGAGACCTCCTCGCTGCCGTCCAAGCTCGCGGACTGCCGCAGCGACGACGTCGAGCGCAGCGAGCTCTTCATCGTCGAGGGCGACTCGGCGCTCGGTACCGCCAAGCTCGCCCGCAGCTCCGACTTCCAGGCGCTGCTACCCATCCGCGGCAAGATCCTCAACGTCCAGAAGGCCTCGGTCACGGACATGCTCCGCAACGCCGAGTGCGCCGCCATCATCCAGGTCATCGGGGCGGGCTCGGGCCGGTCCTTCGACCTCGAGGGCGCGCGCTACGGCAAGGTCGTCCTCATGACGGACGCCGACGTCGACGGTGCGCACATCCGCACGCTCCTGCTCACGCTCTTCTTCCGGTACATGCGCCCCCTCGTGGACGCGGGCCGGGTCTACGCGGCCGTGCCACCGTTGCACCGCGTCGAGGTCATCGGCGCGGGCTCGCGCAAGAACGAGTACATCTACACGTACTCCGAGGCAGAGCTGCGCGACGTCCTCAAGAAGCTCGACAAGTCGGGCAAGCGCTACAAGGACGACATCCAGCGCTACAAGGGCCTCGGGGAGATGGACGCCGACCAGCTCGCGGAGACCACCATGGATCCGCGCCACCGCACGCTGCGCCGTGTCACCGCCGAGCACGCGGAGTCCGCCGAGCGGGTGTTCGAGCTCCTCATGGGGTCGGACGTCGCCCCGCGCAAGGACTTCATCATCGCGGGCGCCGCGGGCCTGGACCGGGCGCGGATCGACGCGTGA
- a CDS encoding DUF7455 domain-containing protein produces MTATTTQPLTVADRCDRCGAQAYVRVTMPSGELLFCAHHARAHAAAFADIATHVQDETDRLLAEHGAR; encoded by the coding sequence GTGACTGCTACGACGACTCAACCGCTGACCGTGGCCGACCGTTGCGACCGCTGCGGCGCTCAGGCCTACGTGCGCGTGACCATGCCCAGTGGGGAGCTCCTCTTCTGCGCCCACCACGCGCGCGCGCACGCCGCTGCGTTCGCAGACATCGCCACGCACGTCCAGGACGAGACGGACCGCCTGCTCGCCGAGCACGGCGCCCGCTGA
- a CDS encoding RNA polymerase sigma factor yields the protein MAPSSQNPALPHEFEHPALQELLRKGSENGRVDAESFRNACESATIGDPKRLKAVLRALAGAGVEVEIPVATKVAAATSSRSTTTSRAVKPATKKATTPRASAVTTTRTAAAAEAAAAPEAASAEDAAPAAKAPATRKRAATAKTAAPKATAARKKRGAKDDEDSEEVVVEDLVEADEETETAAPAAKPGEEPDESRGFVYSDADDDDAPAQQVVTAGATADPVKDYLKQIGKVALLNAEQEVELAKRIEAGLFAEERLSSGDTFEPKLRRELEWISSDGRRAKNHLLEANLRLVVSLAKRYTGRGMLFLDLIQEGNLGLIRAVEKFDYTKGYKFSTYATWWIRQAITRAMADQARTIRIPVHMVEVINKLARVQRQMLQDLGREPTPEELAKELDMTPEKVVEVQKYGREPISLHTPLGEDGDSEFGDLIEDSEAVVPADAVSFTLLQEQLHQVLDTLSEREAGVVSMRFGLSDGQPKTLDEIGKVYGVTRERIRQIESKTMSKLRHPSRSQVLRDYLD from the coding sequence GTGGCGCCCTCTTCACAGAACCCCGCTCTCCCGCACGAGTTCGAACACCCCGCCCTGCAGGAACTCCTGCGCAAGGGGAGTGAGAACGGTCGGGTCGACGCCGAGAGCTTCCGCAACGCCTGCGAGAGCGCGACGATCGGCGACCCCAAGCGACTGAAGGCCGTGCTCCGCGCACTGGCCGGTGCCGGTGTCGAGGTCGAGATCCCCGTCGCGACGAAGGTCGCCGCGGCCACCTCGTCGCGCTCCACGACGACGTCGCGAGCCGTGAAGCCCGCGACCAAGAAGGCGACGACTCCGCGAGCGAGCGCCGTCACGACGACGCGCACCGCAGCAGCCGCCGAGGCGGCCGCCGCTCCCGAGGCAGCCTCCGCCGAGGACGCCGCGCCCGCCGCTAAGGCTCCCGCGACCCGCAAGCGCGCCGCGACCGCCAAGACCGCCGCTCCCAAGGCGACCGCCGCTCGCAAGAAGCGCGGTGCCAAGGACGACGAGGACTCCGAGGAGGTCGTGGTCGAGGACCTGGTCGAGGCCGACGAGGAGACCGAGACCGCAGCCCCCGCGGCCAAGCCGGGCGAGGAGCCCGACGAGTCGCGCGGCTTCGTCTACTCCGACGCGGACGACGACGACGCCCCGGCCCAGCAGGTCGTGACCGCGGGTGCCACCGCGGACCCGGTCAAGGACTACCTCAAGCAGATCGGCAAGGTCGCGCTGCTGAACGCCGAGCAGGAGGTCGAGCTCGCCAAGCGCATCGAGGCCGGCCTGTTCGCCGAGGAGCGCCTGAGCTCGGGCGACACGTTCGAGCCCAAGCTGCGCCGTGAGCTCGAGTGGATCTCCTCGGACGGGCGCCGGGCCAAGAACCACCTGCTCGAGGCCAACCTGCGTCTGGTCGTCTCGCTCGCCAAGCGCTACACGGGCCGCGGCATGCTGTTCCTGGACCTGATCCAGGAGGGAAACCTGGGTCTGATCCGTGCGGTCGAGAAGTTCGACTACACCAAGGGCTACAAGTTCTCGACGTACGCCACGTGGTGGATCCGTCAGGCCATCACGCGCGCCATGGCCGACCAGGCCCGCACCATCCGTATCCCGGTGCACATGGTCGAGGTCATCAACAAGCTGGCGCGCGTGCAGCGCCAGATGCTCCAGGACCTGGGCCGCGAGCCCACCCCGGAGGAGCTCGCCAAGGAGCTCGACATGACCCCCGAGAAGGTCGTCGAGGTCCAGAAGTACGGCCGCGAGCCCATCTCGCTGCACACGCCGCTCGGTGAGGACGGTGACAGCGAGTTCGGTGACCTCATCGAGGACTCCGAGGCCGTCGTCCCCGCAGACGCCGTGAGCTTCACGCTGCTCCAGGAGCAGCTGCACCAGGTCCTCGACACGCTCTCCGAGCGTGAGGCCGGCGTCGTCTCGATGCGCTTCGGCCTGAGCGACGGGCAGCCCAAGACGCTCGACGAGATCGGCAAGGTCTACGGCGTGACGCGTGAGCGCATCCGTCAGATCGAGTCCAAGACCATGTCGAAGCTGCGTCACCCGAGCCGCTCGCAGGTCCTGCGCGACTACCTGGACTGA
- a CDS encoding universal stress protein, translating to MTVVVGYLSTPEGSEALSTAVDEAVARRSELLVVVSDKGGQASPTQEGERIEDIARITAPLDAAGLAHRVVTGTGEVAEDLVGTAEAHQAELIVIGLRRRSPVGKLILGSNAQRILLDAPCPVLAVKPVRT from the coding sequence ATGACAGTCGTTGTCGGTTACCTGTCCACCCCCGAGGGGAGCGAGGCGCTCTCGACCGCGGTCGACGAGGCCGTCGCCCGTCGGAGCGAGCTGCTGGTGGTCGTGAGCGACAAGGGCGGGCAGGCCTCGCCCACGCAGGAGGGCGAGCGGATCGAGGACATCGCCCGGATCACGGCTCCTCTCGACGCCGCGGGGCTGGCTCACCGGGTCGTCACCGGCACGGGGGAGGTCGCCGAGGACCTGGTGGGGACCGCCGAGGCCCACCAGGCCGAGCTCATCGTGATCGGCCTGCGGCGACGCAGCCCGGTCGGCAAGCTGATCCTCGGCTCGAACGCACAGCGCATCCTGCTCGATGCGCCCTGCCCGGTCCTCGCGGTCAAGCCCGTCCGCACCTGA